AGCAATTGCAAAAATCAAAGGGCTTGTTCCTGAGGCAGAGCGCAAGGCAATTGAATTGCAGGCAGGACAGGTATCAATTGATTTGACTCCCTGGGGCAACAATCATGCCGGTATGGCAGCGCTCGTGAAAATTCAGCAGGCCCTGAAAGATAACAGGCTATTGGTGTTTGAGTATAATGACCGTAAAGGGCAGCGGAGCGCCCGCCGTGTAAAACCATATAAACTGATTCTTAAACGAAGGAGCTGGTATCTTGGGGGATATTGCCTGATGCGTGATGGCATGCGCCTTTTTAAAGTTTCCCGCATGATTGAAACGAAACTGTGCAAGGAATCGTTCTCTCCGCGCACTGTTACCACAGAGGATTTTATTGTTCGCAATTTTGACGATGCAGAATGCATGGATGGAATAATACGTATATCTGCAAGGGCTAGAGAGACAATTGTGGAACTGTTTGGCGATGATGCGCTTGAGCAGGAGAGTGAAAATACCTGGTTGGCCAGAATTCCATTAACTGACAATGATCAGGGGCACGGCTTTATTGCCAGCCTTGGCTGCGATGCAGAAGTGCTCGCCCCTGAATGTATCAGGGAAAGCATGAAAGAATATTTCAGAAAAGCCATGAGCGTCTATTGTTAATGTAAGCCTTTACCAGCCCGCTCATTTTTATTCCAATGCTGTGTTATGGCGTTGCTGTATCCGGCAGCAGGGCGAGGGCGTAGCAATTGCGCACTTCTGCAAGGTTGCGCTGCGGCACCCCTGCGCTCAAGAGCAGACTTTCCCAGTTCTGGCGGATTGTTCCCCTGATTTCTTCAACAATCATCTGCGCTTCATCGGGGGCAAGGCCAAAGTGCCGGGCCGCGGCCAGCACGTTGCTCATGGCGGTGCTGCGGCCCTCCGGCCCCACATTCAGGTGCAAGGCCCGTGGGGCATCGTCCATCACAGGCTGCGGCACCACGTCATACGCCGGGGAAAGTCGCCAGCCGGACCGGCCATTCTGGTCAGCCACGTGCAGAAAACCATGATTGCGCAAATGGTCATCGGAGTTGTTGCACAGAGCATTGAAGACCATACGCCGATATAACTCGCGGATATCACTGCGCGTTGCTTCGGCGCTGTAAAAATCCCGCCGCATAGCTGTTACAATGTCAGTATACGCGGCGCGAGCCTCCGGCCCGGCTGCGCCAATGAGGGTCATGGCTGAAACAAAGGGCAGGCGGTGCAGGGCGCCGTTGTGAATCTGGCGGTCAAAACGCTCGACCAGCAGGATATCGCGATTGCCCAGAACCGTAATTCGCCTTGTTTCCGGCACGTTGATGCCGCACTTTGCCGCAAGGAGCATGTTCGCATGCTCAATGCGGCAGGTCGGCCAGGCCTCACGCTCCTTGCTGAATTTTGCAATCCAGAATTTGCCGTCCTGCTCAAACGAGGCCTTGGGCCTTGCCCCGCCAATGGAAGAACCGCGCACAAAAAAGCGTCGATACTGCGGATTGAGATCGTCTGCCTGCTCCACATTGTCTGTAGCGAGCAGCATGCCCTGAAGGTCAAGTTCTGCGCCGGGGAGGCCCTGCGCCCAGGTTGGCACATCAGTAAAGGGGACGGCATTGGGCACGCTGCTGAAACCGAGCGCGCCGATTCTGTCTGGCCCGGCATAGAGCATGTAGTCAAATTCGCCAAGGTGGGAGCCGGAGGATTCGGCGGCGATATCAAGAACGTGACGGCCCCAGTCGTCAGGGCAGGCATCGCGCAGCCCGTTAAATAGCGCGCCGCCCAGCGGGCCTTCGTAGGTGTGTTCACGTTGCAGGGGCAGCGCAACAGGGTCAACGGCAACCGCGTCAGGCCGCTCCAGATACCGGTTGGAATACTCAAAGAAGCACTGGCTAAAACGACCATCCTGAACATAGCGCAGGCGTCCGGCAACAACAAAGCTGCCCCCAAGGTGCATATGCACATACGCCACGCGGGTTATCATGACCAGTCTCCCTTAAAAATCGTAGGAAATTTTGTTCTTGTCGTCCGTGTTGCCTTCAAGCCGCCTGCGTTCGTGGGCAAGGCCGATCATATCCGTTTCCATGGCGGCCACGTTGTCCAGGTCGTTTTCAAGCCCGAGGGTGAGCAGGGCCGTCGCGAGCGCCCCTAGGCTCGTGCCTGGCGTGCCGCTTTCGAGCCTTCTGAGCGAGCCAACCGAAATCATCATGAGTCTGGCCATTTCGTTCAGGGTCAGACCCCGCCGTTTTCGCGCCAGTTTTATTCTGCGCCCCAGGTCTTCAATTTTTGCCAGAACTCTGGGGGGCAGCGCATCTATGGAAGCCGATGATTTACTCATAAATGATATTTTTTTGCCATTTTTTGTCAATATATAGACAAATAAGAACTGGTCAAGTGGAAATGCACTCAACTTCGCCGCTATGCTCGGGGACGGTGGGGCCAGTCAGTCTGGTCACAGCCAATCGCTGAAGTTCTGGGCCAGGCCTTGAACGGCATCTATGAATTTTCCCACATGATAGCCGTCGCACACTGCGTGATGCACTTGAATGGAAAGCGGCATGTGTGTCTTTCCGTTTTGTTCCAGATAGCGTCCAATAGTAAAAATGGGCGGAAGGTATGTTCCCTCGCCGTAAACATTCAGATTGAAGCCGGTGAAGCTCTGCCAGGGAAAGGATGAAACCGTGAACAAATTTTCAGGCATGTTGTTTTGAGGAAAAAGCGTATCAGAGTTGCCGTATTTTTCCATGTCGTGAATGCAGTTGTCATAAAATTTGCTGAAATTACTATCAAATGACGTGAATATGCTGCTGAACGTTTCAGTTCTTTTATTCAAAATCGTGTAACTCGGGCTTGTTGATTCCCAGCAGCCAAGCTCGCCGCGAGTGTTTATAGCCATCCTGAATTCTTGAAAATTATTAACTGCGCGTGAAAGTATGTATACTTGTGCAGGGTATGCCTTAATTCCACGAAGTTTCAATTCTTTTACAAGTGAATCAATTTCTATATTTACTGTGATGCTGTAAGTACAGCGAACAGTATGAACGTAATGCTGATAATAAGATTTTCTTTTCCAGGTGTCCAACTCGATTACATTAAATGACATGAAAAAACAGTCCTTTTGCTATTGCTTGCTCGTCACGAAAGTACGCAAGCCCTGAGTAGTTTTTTGCCGTTCACAGGCCGCCGCCTCCACCCCCGCCAGAGCCGCTGCCTGCGCCGCCCCCGCCGGAGCTGAAACCGCTGGCGGATGAGGATTCGGCAGACGCGGAGGAGGCGCTCACGGCGCTGCCAAAACCATTGGAAAAGTCGCTCCAGCCGTCATGCCCGTGCACAAGGGCGACATCAACGCCGGAGTCTTCCAGCGCTGCTGCCTGAAGCTGTTCGGCAAACCTGTTGCACCACGTTTTTTCCAGCCCCAACACCAGCGCATAGGGCAGCAGACGGCGGAAAACCTCGGGCGTGTCTTCGGGCTTTTCGTCCTGGGCGCCTACCTGCTCCATGCGTGGCAGCTCTGCGGTTCGCATGTACATGGCAAGGCCTTCAATTTCGTCCAATACCTGGCGCGCTGCGGGGCTGGGAGCCTTGATGACGGCTGTGAAGACAATGGACGTGATAATCATGAGCAGAAGAAGCAGCCACCCAAGATCGTAAAAATAAAACTGAAGACCAACCGCAGTTACCCCGGCCAGTGGCAAAGCCATAAGCCCCAGAGTTTCCAGCAGGGATTTTGCCTGCTGCCGCACAAGCAGCAAGGGGAGCGCCAGCGCTGCGCAAAAGGCCAGGCAAACCGCGAGCAACAGCAGAATCAGCGACAGTTGCGAGTTCTCCGGGGCAAGCAATGCAGGATCAACTTCCCAAAAGCTCGCCGCAAAAGCCAGCGGCAGCACCAAAAAACAGCCAAGCACCGCAACCCAGGTGTTCAATTGCCATGCGCCCTTAAAGTTTTGCTTAAGGTTTGCCCTGGCAGCGTTGAAAATACTGCGGACATCTTCATTTTTGGGGCGCAGCAAGAGTTTTTCACCTTTGCCAGTACTGCGTACAAGCTCGCGGTACACGGTCTGTTCTTCTGCGGTAAGCCCCTCTGTGCGCCCGTTTGATGCGGCGAGCAGCTCCAGCGCATAGGTTTTAGCGTCCGCCTTGCTTATGCGGCACAACCCCTTGAACGCCAGAGCCAGAAACGTGGCGGCAAGCCCCCGGCCAGAGATGCGGGTCGACTTGTAGAAGAACTCCACCGCCAGCGGCGAAAGCACTTGCGGCGTAGCCTCAGCAGTAGATTTTTTGCTCCATTGAGCGGCCTTGGGCGGGTAATAGCGGGGGAATATGGCACCCTTGGGCGGGTCAATGCCAAGGCGTTGCCAAAGTAGAAAATAATAAAGAAAAACAGCGCAAAAAGCCAGACACTGCGCGGGCAGCAAGGGATTATCATACAGGACTTCAAAGAGCAGGCCCCGCTCCCTGATGACACGCTCCTCTTCCTGCCGGGCCAGCTCCAGGGCTTCGTCCTCCCTTTGTTGCTGCAATGCAAGCGGAAGCACCGGGTCGGCAATGCTCTGCCTGTCAAAGGCCACAGCCACCGTAAGCTGCGTGTCAGGCTCAAGGGTGCTGGCAACGGTAAAGGACGCTTCATTGGTTTGTGGTCTGCCAATTGTGATGTGGTCGGAATTTCTGGAGCCAGGTAGCCCGGCCCACGCGGCGGTTTGCTGCACGGCTACGCCTTTGGGCAGAATAACGCGACACGAAGCGTTATGGATGGGGAAGCCCCATACGCCAGTGGCGTTCCAGTTGAGTTCCCCGTTGGATTCATAAAAGCGCAGGTGCAGGGAAGTGTCGTATTCAAGCACAAAGCGGTGCTGCCCAGTGGAGAGCGGCTCCTTGCCGCGCATGAGCACCCGAATGTAGTCGCCCCTGACTTCGGTTTCGACCGGGTTGAGGGGCACTCCGTCAATGCTTGCG
The Desulfovibrio sp. genome window above contains:
- a CDS encoding DUF2207 domain-containing protein, with the protein product MHTPYASSWFTRRITLTVCALLLCIHAMCLAVYAQERIESFASTVTIHQDGSMHVREAIVVHAEGNQIKKGIYRELPLLYSGPANYSGTVPFSVTSASIDGVPLNPVETEVRGDYIRVLMRGKEPLSTGQHRFVLEYDTSLHLRFYESNGELNWNATGVWGFPIHNASCRVILPKGVAVQQTAAWAGLPGSRNSDHITIGRPQTNEASFTVASTLEPDTQLTVAVAFDRQSIADPVLPLALQQQREDEALELARQEEERVIRERGLLFEVLYDNPLLPAQCLAFCAVFLYYFLLWQRLGIDPPKGAIFPRYYPPKAAQWSKKSTAEATPQVLSPLAVEFFYKSTRISGRGLAATFLALAFKGLCRISKADAKTYALELLAASNGRTEGLTAEEQTVYRELVRSTGKGEKLLLRPKNEDVRSIFNAARANLKQNFKGAWQLNTWVAVLGCFLVLPLAFAASFWEVDPALLAPENSQLSLILLLLAVCLAFCAALALPLLLVRQQAKSLLETLGLMALPLAGVTAVGLQFYFYDLGWLLLLLMIITSIVFTAVIKAPSPAARQVLDEIEGLAMYMRTAELPRMEQVGAQDEKPEDTPEVFRRLLPYALVLGLEKTWCNRFAEQLQAAALEDSGVDVALVHGHDGWSDFSNGFGSAVSASSASAESSSASGFSSGGGGAGSGSGGGGGGGL
- a CDS encoding YafY family protein, giving the protein MKIDRLLSIVMILLEKKKVSATELAQTFEVSVRTIYRDVDTINQAGLPVVTYPGAKGGIGILESYKAEKRFFTSQDVTMILMGLGSIRTSYSSAEVAGAIAKIKGLVPEAERKAIELQAGQVSIDLTPWGNNHAGMAALVKIQQALKDNRLLVFEYNDRKGQRSARRVKPYKLILKRRSWYLGGYCLMRDGMRLFKVSRMIETKLCKESFSPRTVTTEDFIVRNFDDAECMDGIIRISARARETIVELFGDDALEQESENTWLARIPLTDNDQGHGFIASLGCDAEVLAPECIRESMKEYFRKAMSVYC
- a CDS encoding helix-turn-helix transcriptional regulator, translated to MSKSSASIDALPPRVLAKIEDLGRRIKLARKRRGLTLNEMARLMMISVGSLRRLESGTPGTSLGALATALLTLGLENDLDNVAAMETDMIGLAHERRRLEGNTDDKNKISYDF
- the catA gene encoding type A chloramphenicol O-acetyltransferase, producing the protein MSFNVIELDTWKRKSYYQHYVHTVRCTYSITVNIEIDSLVKELKLRGIKAYPAQVYILSRAVNNFQEFRMAINTRGELGCWESTSPSYTILNKRTETFSSIFTSFDSNFSKFYDNCIHDMEKYGNSDTLFPQNNMPENLFTVSSFPWQSFTGFNLNVYGEGTYLPPIFTIGRYLEQNGKTHMPLSIQVHHAVCDGYHVGKFIDAVQGLAQNFSDWL
- a CDS encoding HipA domain-containing protein translates to MITRVAYVHMHLGGSFVVAGRLRYVQDGRFSQCFFEYSNRYLERPDAVAVDPVALPLQREHTYEGPLGGALFNGLRDACPDDWGRHVLDIAAESSGSHLGEFDYMLYAGPDRIGALGFSSVPNAVPFTDVPTWAQGLPGAELDLQGMLLATDNVEQADDLNPQYRRFFVRGSSIGGARPKASFEQDGKFWIAKFSKEREAWPTCRIEHANMLLAAKCGINVPETRRITVLGNRDILLVERFDRQIHNGALHRLPFVSAMTLIGAAGPEARAAYTDIVTAMRRDFYSAEATRSDIRELYRRMVFNALCNNSDDHLRNHGFLHVADQNGRSGWRLSPAYDVVPQPVMDDAPRALHLNVGPEGRSTAMSNVLAAARHFGLAPDEAQMIVEEIRGTIRQNWESLLLSAGVPQRNLAEVRNCYALALLPDTATP